The Arachis ipaensis cultivar K30076 chromosome B03, Araip1.1, whole genome shotgun sequence region GCCTGAAATCTCTCCCAATCATCCTCCCAGCGAAAAGCTCCATCGCCTTCGAGCCCGCCGCGCCTTCCCTAACCGCCTCAACGAACTTCTCCAGATCCAGCCCCACGCGCTTCGCGAACACCAAACCCTCACTTATCCCAACCAGGTTCCCTCCTATCGTGATCTGGTTCGCGATCTTGCAGCTCTGTCCGCACCCCGCGCCTCCCATGTACGTTGCTTTTCCCATCACCGAGAACAACGGTTGCAGCCATTCCACCACGTCGCGATCTCCGGCCGCGAAGATCGCCAGTTTTCCGTCCCTGGCGCCGATGTCGCCGCCGGAGACCGGCGCGTCGACGGACCAGGACGAGCGTTGTCGTGCGGCGGAGAAGATCTGGCGGGCGAGGTCCGGGTGGGAGCTGGTGGTGTCGACGGTGACGGAGTTAGGGTTTAGGGAAGAGATGATGGAGTGAGGGCCGTCGAGGTAGAGGGAGCGGACGTCGGAGGGGTGACCGACCATGGTGAAGAGAATGTTGGAGGATTGGGAGAGGGCGGAGATGGAAGGGGAGAGGGTTGCGCCCTTTGATTGGAGAGAGAGGGAGTTTGGGTTGGATGGGTCGCGTGCGTAGAAAGAGAGGTTGTAGCCGGCTGAGATGAGGCGGGAGGCCATAGCGGCGCCCATAACTCCGATTCCGATGAATCCAATTCTGGTCTTCGATGGATCAATGGGCATCGGGTACGGCGTTCCCATTTTCTTTGGTACCGAGTGAAGATGCTCGTCAGACTGGAGTGCGCACTGGCCACTCTGGTGTGTTTTGGATGCTCTTCTAATTTCGCACTTGTTAACAAGAAAGGTTAGAAGGCTGTTAAAAGTattgttttttttcttctattaatTAGTTTTGGAAGAAGAAACAAAATTACAACTGAAAGTTCATATGCAATAGACTGGATAGTAATACACTTGAATTATTTAATGAGTCACGTGTGCACACTAATTATACATTCTGACGGACATAATTACCATTTCGGCCATCAGCATGTGATGTGGTTAGTTTGAGTGGACACTTGGTTCTATTTTGTCTTTATTGGCACGTTCAGATTTAGTGAGCTGGCCATTTAGTGTCaactcaaaaaaaatattttattttaatgattaattaggTAAAATTAAGGCTGAAACCCTTCGTTCTCTTTTATTGAATTATGAACCTTCAAGGTTTTCTTGGTGTTTAATGTAACATAGTTTGCACGTTGAGAGAGTTAGAGAGTCCTAGCAGAGAGGCAATGACATTGCTCTGAAGTGGTGACTCAGTTGATCGTTGGAGGAGTACTCGAGAAAGGCAACCCACACCACCAACAGCAACGGTAGTCAGGGACGATCTAAAGGTAACATCTTTTGAACTTTCCATTGTACCTATGATGATCAAACATGCTATTTGATCTTTGTTTAGTTACTAGTTTGTGGTTGTCCAAAAAAAATGATGGTTTTACTGGGTTTAGTTGTGGTTATGAAGGTTTTATTTTTCTTCGTAGATGTCAAGTCACATCACGCTAGTGTATCACCACGGGGGGAGGTTGGAGAGAAATTCAAAAGGGGTTACAGTATACAACTGTGGTCAAGTATCATTAATACTTAGAGTCAATGTGGATACGCTGAACCTGTTTTTCATGGAGGGATTGTTCAAGGATTTGGGATATATTCACTGGAAGGATTTTTACTGGAAAAAACCTGATGCCGGAGGTGGTGTTGCTCTTAAGCTACTTAGGCTTGATAGAGATGTGGTGAACATGTATGAGGATGCAATTACAAATGATGATAGGGTGGTACATGTGTATTGAGAGCATACGGTAGACATTCCAACTGAGGTTGAGGTGGTTGACGTAGATGCAGAAGAGGTCCCTAGCCCTAAAACAGAACCATCCAATGTAAATGCAGATAGTGTGAAATCACCTGGTGGAAGGATAAAGAAGATGGCACAAAGGACTCAAAAACCAGCCAGAATTCCGAGGCCAAGAAAACTAACAACACTAGGCTAGAAGTCATCCCAGAGTTCATTACCTTCAATGAAGAGAACCAACCCAAGGAAAAGACAATAAAAAATCACACAATCTGAACCAGCAAAACAATCTCACCCACAGTCCAAGTCCAAAAAAATCTCACTCACAGCCCAAGTTAATCCAACACATGTGGCCCAAACCCAACACACACCACATGTGGCCCAACCTAACATACAACTCCTGTGGCCCAAACCCAAACCACTCAAACTGCACCACCAACACATTCTGAACCTGGAACTCAATCACAACCTAACCTTGAACAAGATGAGGTCCCTACCCAAGAATcaagaacaaaacaaaagaaCAGAAGAAATTCTTACAAGAGGCTAGCTCCTAGTGGACAGACCTTTGTGCAAGGAGGCATAGGTGAAGCTCCAAAAATATTTGTCCCTCGTGCAACCAGTGAGTCATCAGAGAGTGATGATGATGACGACTCTGACCCAGATTACCATCAGTATGAGTCTGAGGAGCTGCACAGCCCTTATTCAGTAGACTGTGATAGTGACTATGAGGCAGAGCGTACTGTTTGGTCTCAAGGGAACCCGAATGCTGCTTTTGGCTCAGTACATTTAGAGCTGGGGATGGAATTCAAAACTATGGACTAATTTAAAAGAGCTGTTAGGAAGTTCAATATACAAATTGAAAGGAGTATCATGTTTAGCCGATTGGAACCTTTGAAGTGTAAGGCAATTTGTTGTGAGGCCAACTGTCCTTGGACTATCTACTGTTCAAGGTCTAATGAACCAAAGAGTTTTTAAGTAAAGACGTTTGTTAACCAACATGTTTGTGCACGAAGCCACACCAACAAATCAGCTGATAGAAAGTGGGTTATTGAACAGCTGGAGGAGAAGTTGAGGGACCAAAGGGACTTTAAAACCTCTGAAGCTGAGGCATGGTTTAGGAGAGAGTTCAATGTAACCATCAACTACAAGAAAATACAGAGGGCAATGAAGAAGGCAAGGGAGAATATTGAGGGCTCAGAGAGGAAGTAGTATGCTGAGTTGAGGGATTACATTCTTGCCCTGTTGACAGCTAACCCAGGAGCAACTATTGATATGGACACTACCCCTATGCCTAATTCCCTCCCGATCTTCAAGAGACTCTACATATGTTTTAACGCTTGCAAAAAAGGTTTCATACAAGGTTGCAGTCCATTTATTGGACTTGATGGTACATTCCTAAAAGGTTATTACGGTGGACAATTGCTTACAATAGTGGAACAAGATGCTAACAATCAGATCTTTCCCATTGCATATGTAGTCATTGACTCAGAGACAAGAGATAACTGAAGATGATTTCTAGAACTCCTGCATCGTGATTTGGGAAACTATAGGGTGCATGGTTGGAACTTCATGAGTGATCAACAGAAGGTAATTGTTAATTGTTGTTTCCTAGTTGATTTGTATCACTCAGCTTGTTAATTGTTGTTGTTTGTGTGAACGCAGGGTCTCATACCAGCCATGGAGCAGGTAATGCCCGGAGTGCATCATCATTTTTGTGCAATGCACATTTGGAGCAACTTCACTAAAAGGTGGAAGGATAAACAGTTGAAAGGAGCAGTGTGGGCATGTTGTTGAGCTACCACTGTTAGTGAGTTTGAGGCTGCAATGATGAGGTTAAAGGGAATCAACAATGCTGTCTGGGAATACTTAGATCGACTTGACCCAAAAACTTGGACAAAGGCACATTTCAATGAGTGGCCGAAGGTGGACAATGTCACTAACAACAACTGTGAGACTTTCAATGGTAAGATTCTCAAGTACAGAGGCAAGCCAATCATCACAATGTTAGAGGAAGTCATAGTTCATATCATGAGGGTTATGGCAATGAACAAAAAGTTTCTAAGTGGCTATGTTGGTTCTGTTGCACCAAGACAACTAAGTAGGCttgagagagagaaggaagaaagtaACAAATAGACTCCCACATGGGCAGGGGATGACAATGAAGAAATATATGAGGTTGAGAAGCATCCTACTAAGGTTACTGTTGACTTGGGAAATCAGAAGTGCACCTGTCGATTTTGGCAGCTCACAGGCTTGCCTTGCAGACACGCTTGTGCAGCACTTGCTCTGAGGGGTCGGAGGCCAGAAGACCAGATTCATAACTGGTTGGGAATGACTGCATATAACTCAGCATATCAACATAACATCAACCCTGTACCAAGTAAAGAATTTTGGGATAAAGCTGAAGGCTATCCTCCACTAGCCCCTCATTATAAGACACCCATTGACAGACcaacaaaaagagaagaaagtagaGAAATGAGGCAAGACCAAATTCCAACCCACATAAGCTTAAAAGGAGATATGGAACAATCATTTACAAATACTGTGAAGAGGTATGAATATCATGTTTTATGTATTATTCCTAGAGATTACTCATACTCTTATATTTACTCCAATCATGTTTATATGTTGTAGAGTGGCCACAATAGTAGGAGTTGTGAAAAAAAGCAGGCTGATATGGCTGATGAGGTAGCAGCTATGGAGGCAGAGGAAGCTGCTGTTGCAACAAACCCTGCACAGCCACCACCACCCCAACAACAGAACCCTAATGATGATGCTACTGCTCCAAGACTCAAGTCTAACGCTATAGTCTCCACTAAAACCATGAATGCTGCAAGCCCAACAATGAGGCAGAGGTTTGAACAGTTTATGCCAACTCCAAGTCTGAGACAACAACCAAATCCGGACCCAAGACCATCAAAAGTGGTCCCAAGAGGAGTTTATGGGATAACCAATGGCCCAGCTGCAGCAACTGATCAAGTTGGCCCAAGTGAAGGTGGACCATGCAAGGGGCTACAACATAGACATAGAACCTTTACTAAAGACTGATGTGTATGTTTTGTTTTTTGTGGACATGGCTGTTTTCTTTATCATCATAAACCTTGGGACCTTTTTATGTAATCTAGTAGTATGTGATATATTATCTTATATACATTGTGACTTTGCTTCTTAATTATGTATTTCTGCCTTGTTTGAAAACTCAATGATTATGGTCGCTACTCTGCCTATTTTGTGTTTACAATGAAGCAGAGACTTGTGGTTGAAAAGATGTTGTTGGATATTGTATGAAATAGCTTGGTTATGAATTGCTTGTTTTGTACCTAATCTTGTCAcatgtttatatttttttctgATGTCAATGGTTGATGTTACACCACTTACAATATATGATTCACAAAAAAATGAGATCTTTTTTTCTTCCATTTATTCAATACAACTTTGAAAGTTATTAGACACGATCCTCACTTCTGAGAATATATCATCAAAATCAATAATGCCCAAAAACTCAACCTTAAACAAACACCCATAACTATATTCTTAATACAAGTTATTTCACCCCTAATTATATCAACTGTCTTATGTAACTCTTGCACATCTTCTTCCAACTTGCTGGCACACTCTGTAAGTTTATTCATCTTCTTGTATGATTGTTTCAATGGCCTTTTTTCAGATACAACCTCTACCCCAATGTTTCTTGTTTTTTCTTCCACTTCGTCCAGCCAAACAAAATACTCACAACGATGTTCAGCACTCTAAAGATTAGACACAACAATCCAAGGAGGGGTGAAGAAGGAAACAAACGGCTCAGTAACAATAAGAAATGCAATTTCGAAACCTACCTCCCACAGAGGACATCGCAGAAACAATCTATCTAGATTCCACTCTGTTCCAGACTTGAGTACCACAGCTTCAAATCCGTGCAAACACTTGCCGTTGTTGTActcaaacttcttcttcttcttcttgttcctcaACAACGAAGACCCGCCACCAACAGCGCTGCCACAATTTAGGGATATGGAGCTCGATTTTTCCTTGAGTGAAGCCATGTT contains the following coding sequences:
- the LOC107631722 gene encoding probable 3-hydroxyisobutyrate dehydrogenase-like 2, mitochondrial codes for the protein MGTPYPMPIDPSKTRIGFIGIGVMGAAMASRLISAGYNLSFYARDPSNPNSLSLQSKGATLSPSISALSQSSNILFTMVGHPSDVRSLYLDGPHSIISSLNPNSVTVDTTSSHPDLARQIFSAARQRSSWSVDAPVSGGDIGARDGKLAIFAAGDRDVVEWLQPLFSVMGKATYMGGAGCGQSCKIANQITIGGNLVGISEGLVFAKRVGLDLEKFVEAVREGAAGSKAMELFAGRMIGRDFRPGGYAEYQVKDLGMGVDVVEGGDDESCVVLPGAAICKQIFQSMVANGDGKLGGQGVITVIERINGM